CACGATGAGTCCGGAAAAGAGAACGGGTTGTCTACTacttaagtaagaagttcatggcctattgttagtcgatgaatatgactaacttttgtgtataaaacttgtgtaaattgtatcaaactcctccaatttatggttattttgtagcgttgtaattactttttgttaaagataggtaataaatacttagtactcccattttttgtatttaataatcatttcctctcaatttcaggttcattaggcaagtttgtgaagtgctgattttcatccgctcgctaagccaatctgttggcttagcgagccatccactGAATGCACCACTCCTTTggctgagcgcgaggaagaatctggaagaaggatgagctgtgcaTGTTCGCTGAGTGAGGGctcatcccgctaagcgcaccgcttgagTCCATCCACTGAGCGAGAAGAtgcgcgctaagccgaaattcactaatgcacGCTAAGCGATCCAGAGTTGCGCTAGGCGCGcaagcaccaacaaggccacctatttaagcctgaaatcagaaatggagAGGGAGTTTGGGCAATTCTCGAAGATTTTTCATGcttagagatttctagagagagaaaggtccaagttctagagagttttaaGAACTTTTGCTTTGTGAAGACTGGCAGAGAAATGAGCGAGAAGAGGAAGCCACcctgagagcatgagatgagtttgtgagtgattgtgaggttctagaggtggaggagacatccccactacttgtatttcttcaatccttcattttggtCTTCTCATTGTtataaaggaagcttcccagttatggagagctaaatcctctgttggttcttccttgtaggtacttgatgtaaatacctttatatctatttaatgatgttttatgtgttctctgtgctatcagtatgTCGTTTCAGTGTgattttgccttgatcacgtagatgcatgctttgttaggatcattcaacagtggaaactggtctgattttAGAAGTTGATAGGatagggctagtttatcgtattatcacgagggatcggggtacgataacctagttgtttgtatgtttgtcttaatgcggttctggtcgagtttagtccaacaagaggaatttgaggatgatgcttgatcaggattaggctagactatcatgaagAATTGGGGTTTAGCAtatcaggagacaccatagaacacatgagcattgttaagtacagaatatccttttaacattaggcacctaataggaagaccaacatgttgtctacttgtctttacacatcattactcacgtgattttccttttaatagttagtttacatacctgttcatagtccacacatatcttttcagactagacacctatttactgaatatagctttaccaagtaacacaagttccccgagagttcaatactcgattcttaccgttttatactacttgcgcgatccgaTGCACTTGTCGGGTTGGAGcacctgtgagatgaactactctcTACTGGAAAGAATATGCTACGCCttggtatgggcatcccatcgcctaaggaagtacatgctgagccataccacttggctggtatccaagatggacccggtcaagtacatctttgagaagcctgctcttACAGGGCAGATCGAGGAGAAGCTAGAAGAcaaggacaaggaaaaatgggTCATGTGGTTCGATGGAGCATCTAACCCCCTAGGCCATAGGGTTGGGGCAGCCTTGGTCTCTCCTGACAATCAATGCATACCCTTCACGGCCATACTAGGTTTCGACTGCAGCAaaaacatggccgaatatgaggCATGTACCCTCGAGATCCAAGCATCCATTGACATTAACATCAAGTtgctcaaggtgtatggagactcagctttagTGATTCAATAGCTGAGAGAAGAATGGGAGACTAGGGATCataagctgataccctaccagACTTACATCAAGAAGTTGGTCGGGTTCTTCGATGATGTCTCTTTCCACCACGTCCCCTGagagaaaaatcaaattgtCGATGCATTTGCcactttggcgtccatgttccagctgacTCTGCATGGAGACCTGCCATACATTGAGTTTAGATGTTGTGGCAAGCTCGCACATTGTTGTCTGATAGAAGAGGAGCAAGATGGTAAACCTTGGTATTTCGACTTCAAGCGATACGTCGAAAGAAAGGAATACCCACCAGAGGCTTCTGATAACGACAAGAGAATGTTAAGGACATTGGTGACTGGTTTCTTCTTGAGTGGGAGCGTGTcgtacaagagaaaccatgacatggttttaCTCCGATGCGTGGATGTTAAAGAGGCTGAGCGAAGGATAGTGGAAGTCCATGAAGGTTCCTTTGGATCACACGCTAACGGGCACGCCATAGCTAGGAAGATCCTGAGGGCGGGCTATTACTAGCTCACTATAGAGAGTGACTATTGGCTCCACGTGAGAAAATTTCATAAGTGTCAAACGTTTGTGGACAACGTCAATGCTCTGCCCATGCCTTTAAACATCATGGCGGGGCCATGGCCCTtctctatgtggggaatagatgtcatcgagGCCATCGAGCCCAAAGCTTCAAACAGACATCGCTTCATCTTGGTGGCGATCGACTACTttaccaaatgggtcgaagccgCCTCATACTCCAGCATCATGAGAAACGTGGTAGTCAGGTTCACTAAAAGGGAGATAATTTGTCGTTATGGATTgccgaggaagattatcacagacaacgccaccaatctgaataacaaaattatgaaggaaatgtgtgaggacTTTAAGATCCAGCACAGCAATTCTACGCCTTACAGGCCCAAGATGAATGAGGCAGTGGAGGCGGCCAACAAGAACGttaagaagattattcagaagatgaccgtgtcatataaggattggcacgaaatgctcccttTCACGCTGCATGACTACTGGACCTCGGTATGCACGTTAACCGGGGCAACATCGTTTTCATTGGTGTACGGAATGGAAGTCGTgctaccatttgaggtagaagtcccttCTTTAAGGATCCTGGTGGAGTTCGAGTTGAAAGAATCGGAGTGGGCCCAAGTGCGCTTCGATCAACTCAATCTTATAGAGGGCAAGCGGCTGACAGctatgagccatgggcgtctgtaCCAGAGACGGGTAAAGaacgcttttgacaagaaggtgcgCTCGCGGAAGTTCAGCGAGGGAGACCTGGTGTTGAAGAAGGTATCCCAAGCCCTAAAGGATAATAGGGGAAAGTGGGCTCCAAACTATGAAGGCCCATTCATTGTAAAGAAATCCTTCTCCGGAGGAACCCTAGTGCTCGCCAACATGGATGACACAGAATTGCCTTCACCTGTGAACGCCGATGTCGTCAATCGATACTATGCTTAACACTTGGGGAAATTGGGAGAGTTGCTGCATGCTTGTATTTTGTGGGTTCCCCGAAGTTTCCTATCCTTTGTAAACTTTGTTCGCAAACATCTAATGAACGTTGGATTAATGATTCACTTTCCAACCCTCATGTTGTGTTTGTTATCACTTTGAGTTGCATATCCTTTTGATAATCCAAGTCATTTTACACAATCCCTAGGGTGTCGCGAGCGCtaaagtaaaattgaacataataCACTTTGTTTAAAGGTGTTGCATTTGAACTGCTCATGcatactgtcataccctaatttcattcaGGAACCATTGTTTGTTGGTATGCGgacctcgtttgaccacttcaaaaCGTTTAACGCTCATCACCGTGAAATTTGTAACGTTCTGGGACATTTCGAAAGGAAACCGACCAAAAACACGAAAATAGaggggtgtatttagcaaagtggagGGGTGTAAATAGATGGTCAAGCCCTAATCTTGTCCGAGgatgattttttgttggcaTACAGACTTCAATTGATCATTTCGGAAAGCTTAACACCTATCGCCACAAGTTCCATGAggttttggaaagaaaatagcgaaaaacacaaaaagcggaaaagggggtgaacttataaaAAAGGGGGATGCATCAGAAAACTTCCTGAGGAAGCCACCAGTTCGCCTAGGTGAGCTGGGTGGCATGCACCTCCACCCAATTTGTTGAAAACGGGTATCTAGggcttccgtaacattttcgTAACCCTGGgaaagcatatttcacttaagattaatgaagaggaagagaaagaggaggAAAATCAAGGTCGATACACTTCCGCAATGCTTCCGTAatagggggtgaacttatcaaattaAGGTGTACAATAGGAAGCTTCCTGAGGAAGCCACCAACTCGTCGGGGCGAGCTGAGCtctcctgggcgagctgggcggcaacatCCTCCCCATTTTGGCTATAAAAAGGGGGAGAAGACTGAGTTTCAAGGACCCCTGACCTTCATGCTGTGTATTTTAGGTGTTTTTAgtgaaaagaagtgaaaaaaggaacaaaatccaagccgaggtgcttccgtaacgctttcgagaCGTTTCCATAAGCGATTCCGTGGAGGTTCTTcgccgttcttcattcgttcttcgctcgttctttggtcttcaaccggtaagtttttgaatctgaggctttcaattcattcttgctttgtttgctttcattcttcatctcgtttactttcagtattcttttcttccacttttaacaagctttcaaccgtttatttaagccgttatctcgtttaataaatgataaaatgaatttcaaccgatcatttatgttgtaatcttgtttaatcattgttaaaataaaatccaaccgatcatTCATGCTGTAACCTCAGTTAAATCAAAAATagcaaaataataacaaaataatcaaaatatctttgaaaataataataataaaataatcaaaaaaatcaatcggacgttttttctttgaaagtttctttgaatgaattgattaataaccaaagtgaaactaaggctaaaatcaactcacaaaccaagctttgtccgcaaaaagtcacttaaaattgttttaaggtccaatgccctaaacagtcctctttgcttttatcggataacatggaccattcaaaagcataaaatcaacacacaactttaccgctttgcaagaactatgtaggtctgagttcctcaccaCAAatagaggatacgtaggagcaaaagccccacttttgctGACCACCCcttttcaaaaaaccaagagatcgttaatggtccaatgccttaacgtttctcttctttcacaaccaagacatcattaatggtccaatgcctttaacgtttctctccattctaaatcaaaagatcatttaatggtccaatgccttaaatgacttttgttcggttaaaatctaccttgcgaaaaaagataaaagcaaattaaccaacgtttagttctcaaagaactatgttggtctgatttcctctcgcaattgaggatacgtaggagcgagggaaacacccttgtcgaccataaaaagtaaaaaacataaaaagcataaaaatacataaaaacataaaaaagggaaaacgaaaacaaattgaagtcatgatcttgcacatttgattaaaggttgtcatcctTCGTGGcggatgcgtggggtgctagtaccttcccgtgcgtaaaaataactcccgaacctttcacacttaaagttcgtagaccacatattttggtttttccaacgtttccctcgaataaacgttggtggcgactccgcgcgcctTCCTCGCTTGAAACACGCACCCGTGatccccgcgtcgccctcccaccgaaaggtaggttgcgacagttggcgactccactggggattgtttttagagagttaggccttctaaaatcttgtgcaatgtcATGACATCCTTTTTTCGGTTTCCCTTTTATTTTCCTTACATTCTTGTGTATAAATCTTTGATGCTTTAGTGTGTTGTaattgtatgcatgaggtacaTAATTTTCCATTTGacgcacacaaacaccaacacttttTGCatacacggtgagttgaaaaggggccctacacccgggtccGTGGGAGCCTAGGAaatggaggtgaatccgtggtcatgctaagtctccgacttgcttgatgacagtgaaacctcatctagagtttttctcttcaaTGATATATTGtcgctagtagtccctactgccacaATGTTGATATCAAGGGAGTAATATCTCTAGAAACCATTTAGgaatatgaccaccttgggagtTATCACTAAAATCTTAGATCCTCCCATCTAGgttcctaaaataggggcacggagcggaCCCGCTTCGTGTTTTACACAGCCATGCATATCACCTAAATGTCATGAACATCTTTGTTGTGTGTCGATATGCTTTGGTGATACATTTCACCCGGGTTACTACACAGCACCAAGGCACTCCCATGGCACCCGGCAGTGGACCTGCCCCCTTTCCTTACAAAAACAACAAGGCGGTCCCATGGAAGTATGCCCCCAAAGCTCGTGCGAGAGGAAAGGAGAGACCACCGACATCGATTCACTCTCGGCAAAAGTAACCAACATCACCAGGTTGAGTGGCATGACCCATAGCGGTCGCATCTTTGCGGCACCCAACTTACTAGCACAACCCGCAAATACCAAGGGAAAAGCTAAGGAGGTTGAAGAATCAGCCAACAATGCAACCCCCGCTCCGGAGGAGGACATCCCGGCAGGGAGGTTGGCCGAGAAGAAGGAAGGGTCCAACAGAAAAGAGGTGTCGACGAAGGAGGCCAGCGAATTCCTTCGTATAATCCAACAAAGAGAATACAAGATAATATAACAACTTAACAATACCCCAGCTAGGGTCTCCCTCTTACAAttgctcatgagctctgagcctcaccGGGCATTGTTGGTCAAAGTGCTAAATGAGGCCCAggtggcccaagacatctccgtGGAAGGTTTCGAGGGGATAGTTAGCAACATTACCGCCAATAACTATCTTACCTTCACGGAGGAGGAGATTCCTGCCGAAGGGCGGGGGCACAATAGGGCTCTACACGTCTCCTTCAAGTGCATGGACCATGTTATGGCCAAAGTCCTCATTGACAATAGCTCAAGCTTGAATGTGATGCCCAAGAGCATGTTGGAGAAGCTGTTTTTCAAAGCCTCTCACTTGAGGCTAAGCTCCATGGCAGTTCGAGCATTCGATGGGCGTCGTAGGAAGGTGAGGGGAGAGATTGATCTCCCGAtccagataggcccccacacttgtcaggttacctttcaagtgatggacataagcCATGCATACAGCTGTTTGTTGGGCCGGCCACGGATCCATTTGGTGGGAGTAATACCCTCGACGCttcaccaaaagttgaaatttatgGTGAAGGGGCTTTTGGTCATCATTTCAGGAGAGGAGGACCTTCttgtaagctgcccatcctctatgccattTGTTGAAGCCGCGGAGGAATCTCTAGAAACAAccttccaatcctttgaggtggcgATTAATGCCACCGTAGAATCCCTCCCAATGTGTCCTCACATCTATGGTGTCTCGCGTCATGCTAGGGCACGGTTACGAGCCCGACATGGGCTTGGGAAAGAACAACCACGGCAGGGCCAGCTTGGTAAACATCAGGGAGAACTATGGAAGGTGCGGCTTAGAATACAAGCCTACGCGGCCCAGTATAAGGAAAAGTGGTTGGGAAAGGAGAAACCGGGGCACTGGCCCACAGTCTAGGCCACAAGTGAGGGAGGCCCCTCCTTGTCACCTCAATGAGAGCGTCGTTAGTGCAGGCCTGAGGCGCGAAGAGGAAGTTGCCATGGTGCACGATGAATTCCCGTGGGGACATCCCGACTGGGTGCAACCATGCCCTCCAGGATTTCAGCTAGGGAACTGGCGAGTCCTAGAACAGCCTAAGGTTTTCTCGGTGAGCATAATGTAAACTTTAAGTTTTAGAACCCTACGGCtaggcctaggctttagggtttTCCCTTTGATAAGGCGTTATGTCTTTCGTTCTGAAATCAATAATACAAGATCTTTTGTTTATCTGTTCTTGCGCCttcacccattctcattcatttgcatgtttatttctgttGCGTTTAAAACAATAtagatccgacgacgagtcctATGATGGTACTAATACCGAGGACCCAGCCGTGGATTTTGAACGAGAGGCAGATCGgatagaggaggaggaggacgaTGCGGGGTTTTCCCCGGAGCTAGAAAGGATGGTCGCCCAAGAGGATTAAGCATTAAAGCCACACCAAGAAGAAATGAGGATCATAAATCTAGGTGTTGGCGATGAAAGGAAAGAGGTAAAAGTGGGTACATGCATGGCCACCTCCATCCACGATAAGTTGGTGACTTTACTGCGAGACAACCAAGATATCTTCGCTTGGTCTTACCAAGACATGCCTGGCTTGAATGTTGACATTGTCTAGCATAAGTTACCCTTGAATCCCAAATGCTCCCCAATGAAACAAAAGCTGAGAAGGATGAGGCCTGAGATGCCCTTAAAGATTAAGGAGGAAGTAAAGAAGCAGTTTGATGTTGGCTTCTTGGTTGTGGCCTAATACCCcaagtgggtggccaacatagTGCCTGTCCCAAAGAAAGACAGAAAGGTACGAATGTACGTGGACTATTGGGACTTAAATCGAGCCAATCCCaaggataactttcctttaCCGCACATTGATGTCCTAATGGACAACACAGCCAGTTTTGccttgttttccttcatggacggctTCTCGggctacaatcagataaagatggcaccggAGGGCATGGAGAAGACTATGTTCGTCACCTTGTGGGGGACattctgttataaggtgatgtcctttgggctcaaaaacactggggcaacctatcaatgggcgatggtggctttgttccatgatataaTGCACAGAGAGATTGatgtctacgtggacgacatgattgccaagtccaAAACCGAAGAGGAACATCTCGCCAACTTGCAGAAGTTGTTCGAGAGATTATGGAAGTACAagttaaggttgaaccccgccaagtgtactttCGAGGTCATGTCAAGAAAATTGTTGGGCTTCgtcgtaagtcaaaaggggataGAGGTCAACCCCGAGAAAGTAAAAGCAATCCTTGAGATGTCGGAGCCGCATACCGAGAAAcaagtccgaggtttcttgGGGCATTTGAACTACATTACAAGGTTCATATCGTAGCTCACAGCTACCTGCAAGCCGCTCTTCAAGCTCTTGTGCAAGGATCAGTCCGTTCACCAGAACAATGACTGTCAGGAGgcatttggaaggatcaaacaatGCCTCATGAACCCCCCGGTACTTATGCCACCGGTGGCCGGGAGACCTTTTTTTCTCTACATGATAGTTTTGGATGATTCGATGGGGTGCATGCTGGGGCAGCACGATGATTTCAGAAAGAGAGAACGGGCCATCTattacttgagtaagaagttcacggcctatGAAATGAACTACTACCTGTTGGAAAGAACGTGTTACGCCTTGGTATGGGCGTCCCATCGTCTGagacagtacatgctgagccataccacctggctggtatccaagatggacccagtcaagtacatcttcaagaagcctgctctcacagGGCAGATCGCTTGGTGGCAGGtgttgctatccgagtttgacaTCGTCTATGTCAGCCAGAAGGCAATAAAGGGAAGTTCCTTGGCAGACTATctggcccaacaacccctcaatgattaccagcccatgcatcctaaGTTCCCGAAtaaggacatcatggccttgttcaaGGAAAATCTAGAAGATAAGGACAAGGACAAATGGGTCGTGTGGTTCGACGGAGCATCTAACGCCCTAGGCCACAGGGTTGGAGCGGCCTTGGTCTCTCCTGAAAATCAATGCATACCCTTCACGGCTAGACTGGGttttgactgcaccaacaacacgGCCGAATATGAGGCATGCTCCCTCGAGATCCAAGCAGCCATTGACTTCAACGTCAAGTCGCTCAAGGTGTACGGAGACTCCACTTtagtgattcaccagctgaaaggagaatgggagactagggatcataagttgataccctaccaaTCTTACATTAAGAAGTTGGTTGAGTTCTTTGATGATGTCTCTTTCCATCATGCTCctcgagaggaaaatcaaatgaccGATGCACTTGCCACTTTGGCGTTGATTTTCCAGCTGGCTTTGCATGGAGACTTGTTGTGCATTGAGTTCAGATGTCACGGCAAGTCCACACATTGCTATCTAATAGAAGAAGAGCAAGATGGTAaaccttggtatttcgacatcaagcgatgcATTGAAAGCAAGGAGTACCCACCAgaggcttccgacaacgacAAGAGGATGTTAAGGAGGTTGGCGGCTGGTTTCTTCTTGAGTGGGAGCGTGCTATACAAAAGAAACCATGAAATGGTTTTACTCTAATGCATATGCTAAGGAGGCTGAGCGAATGATAGTGGAAGTCCACGAAGGCTCCTTTGGAACACACGCTAACGGGCACGCCATGGCTAGGATGATCCTGAGGGCGGgctattactggctcactatggggACCGATTGTTGCCTCCACGTGAGAAAGTGTCACAAGTGTCAAATATTTATGGACAACATCAATGTTCCGCCCATCCCTTTAAATGTCATGGCGGCGCCATGGcccttctccatgtggggaatagatgtcatcggggccatcgagCCTAATACTTCAAATGGACATCgcctcatcttggtggtgatcGACTACTttaccaaatgggtcgaagcttCCTCATACTCCAGCGTCACGAGAAACGTGGTAGTCAGGTTCATTAAAAGGGAGATAATCTGCCGGTACGGATTACCGAGGAAGATTATTACAGACAACgccaccaatctgaataacaaaatgatgaaggaaatgtgcGGGGACTTCAAAATCCAGCtaaaagttagtcattttcaccgactaacattAAGCGTGCTAATTAGTACCATGCAAGGTTTGATGAGGCTTTGGCCAAACAGGAGCCGAGGTGATGGCATGAGCATCCCCTTCCTTTCTTTTCGCCCCGACTTCTTTAATCCTTTTGTTGCTTGTGCCGGCAGGGGAGATATAGTCGAATTTCCCCCTTTTCAGGCCCACTTCTATCCTCTCGCCCGCGAGtactagatccgcaaagctagagggcatgtaacccaccaacttctcatagtaaaacaccagcagagtgtctactatcatggcaatcatctccctttccagcATAGGAGGTGCCACTAGAGCCGCCAAGTCTCTCCACCTTCGTACTCTTTGAAGGATTCATGTTCTCGTTTGCTCATGTTTTGTAGTTGAGTCCTATCGGGAACCATGTCAGTATTatattgatactgcctaatgaaggcagtaatCAAGTCTTTCCACGAGCAGATGTGGCTCTGGCCAAGCTGTCTTGGAAGAAGTGCATGAGTAATTTGTCATCCCTcgagtatgcccccattttccaACAATACATCTTCAAATGATTTTTGGGCAAGTCGTCCCTTGGTAGCTGTCaaaatcaggtaccttgaacttgggagggatgacgacatCCGACACCAAACATAAGTTGGTCATATTGGCAAAGGGATAATCACCGAACCATTCAACCActctcaatctctcttcgatgagattgttcttttctcttccttccactGCCGACGGCAgccctgatgcaatcctacccccctaAGGGCattagaagactctaagaagattgggccaaagatgcaagagaaggccctagggttctcatgagccttagggtagatttctgagcccatgggccacggttgggtccaattatctttgtacatgttagactaggatgtcattatatttggtccttgtatttagggctccatattgtaggtagggtatcctagaaatataggatttttcagcccttgtattttaaggcacctagactagtttttgtattaggggtagttttgtaattttacatgcactaagtggatatttgttgtgtgtggttggaaataaatttaattgaattggtaggagcccaatccaattaaattttagagggggggtgagcatttgcttactacaccccattgccacatcatatagtcacactttgtgcatgtcattcatgcttttcatgcctcatgacacctaagcacacttagtggagaatcttggaattgatcttggattagtgggctgaaccataactaaaattcactaatcataattagtgaaattttggctccaaagtttggctccacaaattcaatttcaaattcaagtgaaatttgaatttccctccaattttgtgtgacacttaggctataaatagaggtcatgtgtgtgcattttttttcaaatttgatcatttgaatattaaacttcagatttcaaagctcatttagagcacaaaattttgtgctcttctctccccctCCCCTCATTcgtctccttcttcctccaagctcttatccatggcctcctatggtggtgagcttcttctagactcatcttctccttgaagtggcatctcctctctctcttcctttctccattccgctgccatttatcttccaagaagcaaaggaatccattgatgaagaagatcctaggcctacaagctccaatggagcttgcatcatgtggtatcaagagcatcttcatctaggtgatgttcttttgcttcctctatctttttgttcggtgaattctctttaattccttgttcttaatcttattctccatgtatatcctccattgtcttgtggtttggtgctgtttagagtagattcaaaaaaaaaataaaccgattaaatcttagatctacacttgttcttgcatttctatggttcaaattttgtagatctactcttgaatcttgtttttgtgttgattttaggttctatcaattttcattcataatattcttgtgctgaacctttagatctaattttttttccaaaatattgattagaaaaaaagaacacaaaaatctaagtgtaaatcacttaatccatgttgtcttagagtcatgtttagtcatagtaattgtcacattatgttataagtttgtgttgaattttattttgttgattgaattctagatacatttgttcatgtattcttgtcattcttagcctatctttttaattttgagtctaattcatgcatgttatttagttcataacatgttctaaatcaattcctagaagtagtcttgttcttgaactttttttttgctttctaagtttcctacatgatgcctatgatgaagttgagttgtggtgctgagttgtggctggatttgtgaatcaaaataagtattaagctctctttaattgtgttattcaagataattgagcataagcaaacacaaattgtaactatccaagccttaagcaacataaacactactcttgatttctaggttgaaatcgctggtgctggcagcttgaacatacgaacttgtataaattactgggaattggtcactacgttttttgagctgaaacttttactgaattttctagacagctggaccaaaataataaaaaaataaccaagtgatttggattaaaggaaaaaataagaaaaatctcacaagttggcagaaaaatcagtgtccaggaaaaaaaaaaagaaaagtgaaaggaaagtgtgcttgttgttttggctcaaaatttgttctataattggtgcctattttataaaaaccctagttctgaaatttcaattgaaaattattgtgaaaacaagtgccaaatcTAGAGTTTTCTTGAGTCTttcttgttttagtttttctactctactctagagccattctaggtttctctttgagtcctagcttgcttttt
The Glycine max cultivar Williams 82 chromosome 16, Glycine_max_v4.0, whole genome shotgun sequence genome window above contains:
- the LOC102661755 gene encoding uncharacterized protein, with the protein product MYVDYWDLNRANPKDNFPLPHIDVLMDNTASFALFSFMDGFSGYNQIKMAPEGMEKTIEIDVYVDDMIAKSKTEEEHLANLQKLFERLWKYKLRLNPAKCTFEVMSRKLLGFVVSQKGIEVNPEKLTATCKPLFKLLCKDQSVHQNNDCQEAFGRIKQCLMNPPHDDFRKRERAIYYLSKKFTAYEMNYYLLERTCYALVLLSEFDIVYVSQKAIKGSSLADYLAQQPLNDYQPMHPKFPNKDIMALFKENLEDKDKDKWVVWFDGASNALGHRVGAALVSPENQCIPFTARLGFDCTNNTAEYEACSLEIQAAIDFNVKSLKLVEFFDDVSFHHAPREENQMTDALATLALIFQLALHGDLLCIEFRCHGKSTHCYLIEEEQDGKPWYFDIKRCIESKEYPPEASDNDKRMLRRLAAGFFLSGSVLYKRNHEMVLL